GCATGGTCGGTATCGAAGCCGATCCACTGCTGGCCGGCGGCGATGGCCCCGATGTAGGCGGCCTCGATCCACACCGGGTAGCCGAAGTAGCGCATCTGCCAGCCGGTGGCGATGGCCTTGAGTGTCGCCCGGCCGGCGGCGGTGCCGATGCGATACTGGGCGTGAAAGGACTGGCGGGGGGCGATGCGAAGCTGTTCGCGCGTCTCGGGGCCGTCGTAGGCCTCGTTGACGTCGGTGAGCCAGGCGAGGACCTCTTTTAGGCCGGACCGGGGCCTAAAGGGAAAGGGGATGGAGCGGGTGCCCGTGCAGGTAAGATTTGGAACCTGGGCGCTGTCGAACACCAGATCGAACCGGGCATCGATGCCGGGCGGGCCGGCCATTTCGGTGACCAGGGTGGCCACGGCGTCTTTCATCGGTTCGATGGCAAGGGGCAGTGCGCCGGCGGTCAGCAGCATGCCCGCTGCGTTGACCGGATCGACGGACAAAAGCGTGCGCTCATCGGTCAGATGGGCATTGCAGACCAGGATCGTGTCCTCGCGACGGGCGAGCAGAAAACCGAAGTCCAGGGCGTCTGGCACCAGGTGCACCCATCCGAAGTACAGATCGCCCCAGGAGGCGGCCCGCAGGCCGGTCTTGCTCAATCCGGGTTCGGTGACCGGCTGGGTGTCGGTCTTTGCCCCGGCGCCGGGGGATGCGGCCGCAGGGGCCGACTGCGGCAGGGGGGCAATCGCCTCCCAGGCCGGAAAGTCGCGGTAGTACGCGAGTATGGGTTCGGCTAAAAGGCTCATGCGCCGGTCACCCTGATGGCGATGCCGTATGGGTAGGCCGCGTCGGCCCGGTTGCACGGCAGCACCACGAAGTCCTCGCCGCCCACGGCGATCTGCTGGCCCACGGCAAAGCCGCCCATGTGCGTGACGCGCGCCAGGGCAAAATGGCCGATGGGCAGCCGGTAGCCGGAGTACTCCACGCCGATCTGGGCGGGCAGCAGCGGGGCGAGCCCGCCGATATCGGCCGGCATGGATGACAGCAGCCCGTGCATGTAACCCCAATAGGAAGAGCTTTCGGAGGATATCGCGTATCCCTGCCCCAGCGACGAGATGGGGTGGATCACGAGGCCGACCGGCGATCCGCCGCTGTAGGCCCAGGCGTCGGCGAACCGCACGGTGCAGTTGGGGTAGTAGGAGTTGATCTGGTTGTGGGCAAAAATCCGCCGCATGTCGGCCGGGCCCAGGCCGTTGCCGCCCACGCCGAGGCTCGCGCATAAATAAAAGCCGTTGGGGGCCGCGCCGATCGCGCCATAGGGGGCAAGCGTGCCGAAGGCGACCCACCGGAAATCGCCCGCCGCTATCTCCATGGCGCAGATGAAGTTGTCGCCGTCGGCCGCCATGTGGTAGCTGGCCACCGCGCCGGTCATGTCCGCCACGGCGCAGGCAAAGATGTTGTCGGCATAGGCCATCAGGCCCGTGCTGCCGCGCGAAAACGCGCCGGGCATGTTCTTCCAGGCCTTGGCGCCCGTGGGCGATGCGCTATAGCCCGTGGAGGGCGAAAAGGCGATGCCGCTCATGCGGTAGGTGGTGCTGGTCCACGCGTTGGTGGTGATGGGGTCGGACTCGATGGTGGAGAAAAGGTTCACGCAGATCGCGCCCATTGAAAGATGCAGGCGGTGGCCGTAGGTCTCGGTGACAAAGCCGTTCTGGGTCCAGCCGTTTGCGACCAGGAAAAGCCGGATCTTTTCCAGCATGTCGTGGGCGTCCGTGGCCGATCCGATCTCGTAGTCCATCTTTGCTTCCTATGCGAGTTTGACGGCGCAGTAGTCGCCGATGGTGTTGCGGTAGACGTTTTGCACCACCAGGTAGCTGTCCGCGCCGATGGTGACGATGTTCTCCACCGCGTTAGAAAACCCGGACACGTGATGGATCCCGGCCAGCTCGCCGAACACACACCTGGACGGCGAAGTGAAGTCGATGATCACCGGGGTGAGCACGTAGCCGTCGTCGTTGGGGTTGGTGCGCATTTGCGAGTAGTGGTAGCCGCCGTTGGTGGCATAGGGCCAGATGTGCTTCCAGCGCGTGGCATTGGACAGCGAGCTGTTGTAGTAGTTCTGAACGCCGTGCCACTCGCCGAACCAGAACCGGGCGGACGATCGGGGGTTGGTCAAAATGGTGTTCTCCGTGCTCGATCCGTTGGCGCACACCGGCTGCATGACGCCGAACGAGTGGGTGTCGTGCACCGTGCTCCAGCGGCTGCCGTTGGATGCCGTGGAGGTGCCCGCGACGAGCAGGGGATAGGGCATGTTGGTGGCCGGAAGGTACGGGTTGATCCACCCCAGGTAGGCCAGTTGATAGATGGTGGAGATCTTGGCCACCACGACCACACGCCGGGGATTGACCACGAACCAGTAGGGGATCGCGCTGTTCCACAGGTGCAGCCGGGGAAAATGGGGCGCCGCGCTGTAACCGATGTTGCCCGGCTGGGCGGCGAAGGCCTGGCCCGCCTCGAACCCGGTCATACCGTTTAACTGCCAGTTGAACCAGTCCGCGCCGGCATCCGCTTCGGCCTTGATGCCGACAAAGATCGAATCCGTTCCGCCCAGGCCCTCGCCCTCGGCGATCAGCTCGGACCCGCCGTCGAAGCGCAACGACGCCCAGCCGTTGGCCAGCATGAAGGTGCGCAGCCGGTCGAGCAGATCGAGGTAGTCGGTGGCGGTGCCGATGGAAACGGCCATGTCACTGGTTCCTTCTCATGACGTTTTAAGATCACTCGCTCGCCGGACGGCGAGTTGGCCCACTCCTCGACGACGGACGGGTCCAGCACGTTGATGTTGCGCAGGTGGACCGCCACGCCCTGGCCGCCCTCCTTTAGCGGTTCGACGTACCCGCCCTGGTTGCCGCCCATCATCAAATACTGCTTGCCGCCGGTGCGCAGGATTTCGGGCACGCCGATCTCGTACAAGCCGCCGGGGGCGACGGGCCCGCCGGAATCGCGCGAGGCTGCGGCCACCACCAGGTTGACCAGGGACCCGACCCAGCCGTAGTTGCCCCCACCGCCGCCACCCCCCGAACTGCCGGAACTGCTGGCCGCCTGGCCGATGGCCTGCTGGATCAGGATCTGGGAGAGGGCTTCTGCGGCCATCTTCGCCATGGATTTCCAGAAGGCGGCCCAGTAGTCCTCGAAGCTCTTTAACTCGCCGGTGATGGCGTCGAAGAAAAAGTCGCTCAAGGCGCTTTGCATCTGCTCGGCGGTGTACTGGGTGATCTTGAGCAGCTCGTCGTTGCCCTTTTGCATCAGGGCGTTGCGCTTCTTGATCATCTCCTCGATGTCGCGGTAGCTGCGTTCGGCTGTATCGTCGGGCAGGTTGAGACTGACCATGTCGGCGATGTCGATGCCCAAGTCCTTGTCGGAGATGCGGATTTGAGCTGCGATCATCTGGCGGTAGTTTTCGATGGCGGCATCCAGCTCGGCCTGGAAGATCCGGGCGCTGTTGTCGAAGGGGACCGGTGCGGGTGGCGGCGTGGGGGTTGGGCTTGGCGCCGGGGCGGCTTTGGCCCTGCCGGCTTCGGCGCTGGCAAAATCCTCGGCCGAATAGCCCGGGATGGCGTTGATCCTGGCCTGCTTGGCCAGGATGTCGTCGACCATGCGCTGGCGTTCCAAAAAGCTTGCGTCGGCAAAGGCCTTCAGATCGATCAGGCCCTTCTTTGCAAGTCCAACGCCCTGGTCCCAAGTGGTGAGCACGCTGCGCAGGCCGGCGTATTTGGCAATGCCGGCCAGGGCATCGAGCACGGCCACGGCGGCGCCGGCGAGGGCGTTTAAATTTTCCGCAAAGTTGGATACCCAGGCGGCCATGTCCTGAGCCAGTAGATCGCCGTTGCGCTCGATCCACTCGTTGATCTTGGTGATCAGGGCGGTCTTGGCGGGGATCAGGTGCTTGCCGATCTTGGCCCGCAGGTCTTCCATGCGGCCCCCGAGCTCGCGCTGCTGGTTGGCGAGCCCCCCGCTGGTGCGGGCGTAGTCGCCGGCGGCCACTCCCGCCTCGCGGGTGATCACGGCCACGGCGGCCATGGTTTTGTCCAGTTGTGTCAGCTCGTCCTTGCTCTTTTTGCCTGTGCGGGCCAGGGCCTCGAGCTCGACGGCCGCCGCGTTGATGGTGCCGATGTACTTCTGGATGGGGTCGTATTCTCCCCGGAAGGCGCTATGCATGTCGGCGAGCACCTGGTTGGCGCCGCCGGCCACGTTGTTGAACGAGGCGATGTCGGCGGACAGCTGCACCAGGCGCTGGCTGGTGCCCACGGCCTGGCCGCTGTTGGCCCCGATCTGCTGGAACATGTAGCCCAGGGTGCCGGCGGCCTCCAGGGCCTGCCGCTTGGCCAGGCCCATGGCGTCGGCCGCCCCTTCGGCCCAGCGGTCGAGGGTGACGGATAGATCCTGCCCGAACACTTCGCGCACCTTGTTGGCCGTCTCTTCAAGGTCGCTGGCCGAATCGGTCAGACTGTTGAATCCCCGCACGATGCCGGCGATGGAGGCGCCGGCCAAGGCGCCGGCCAGGGCCCCCTTGAGCAGGGTGGAGGCCTTGGTCAGGCCGCTGATCTGGCTTTTGACCTGGTTGAAGGCCGCGTCGGCCATGTTCTTTGCGGCGAGCAGGATTTCAAGCTTGGCGTCGGCCATGGGTCAGATATATTCTCCGCGCATCTTGCGCCGGGTGTTGACCAGTATGTTGCGAATGGCGGCCGCCCGGTTCGCCCGCCAGAACGGCTCGATCATGGGCCGGGCCGGGGTGCGCAGCGTCGTGGTGCTTGCCCGCAGGAAAAACACCTTGCGCCGCAGGGTCTTTGTGCCGCCGTAGATCTTGTAGTTGACCTTGGCGCCCTCGCGCGCGAAAAGCTCGCGGATGGTCACGTTGCGCCGCGTTCTTCTGAAATAGGGCGCATCGGCGCTGGTGGTAAAGCCGCGCTGGTGCTTTTGGGCCATCTTGCGCCAGGTGGAAGAAGAGGCCGGGCCGACGAATCCGATCTTCAGGACATAGGGGGATTTGTCCAGGACCTCGTAGCCGATTCTCGATCCGAACCGGTAAAGGGGATTGTTCGCGCGCAGGTTGCCGACCTCATCCCATCTTTTGTAAATGCCCATCATGGTGCGCTGAATGATCGACAGCGGGGCAAAGCGCTGCCCGCCCGGGGCGCCGGCCCGGATCTCTTCGCGAAGCTTACGCATCAGGCGGAAGCCTTCAACGCGGACGGCGGTATTTTGGGCCTTGAGCATGCGCTCCTTGGCTTTCATCAAGCCATTGACCGCTCCTTTCGCGCCCTTGATCGTCGCCTCGACCGATATCATCGCTTTTTTCCTCCCGCTCCATCTGGAACCGTTCCAGGGCCAGCATCTTGCGCCACAGGCCGGCGGTCCACCTGACGCCCAGGTCGCGCGCGATGGCCCGCACGGCGCAGTAGTCCAGACCGATAAGCGCAAAGCCAGCCGCCCGCCATTGCGTGTTGACGTGCAGCCATAAATCCAGGGCCTCCCGATTGGCCGGCCATAGCGGCGTGGCGGATGTCGTCCACGCACACGAGGAG
This Desulfatitalea tepidiphila DNA region includes the following protein-coding sequences:
- a CDS encoding DUF1799 domain-containing protein; amino-acid sequence: MPCSSCAWTTSATPLWPANREALDLWLHVNTQWRAAGFALIGLDYCAVRAIARDLGVRWTAGLWRKMLALERFQMEREEKSDDIGRGDDQGRERSGQWLDESQGAHAQGPKYRRPR